The genomic region ATATCTCATATGTGAACCATTGTTCACTATAATATCTAAACCCAAATTGACATAACCTTTTTTGACATCCTAAACCCAAATTGACCCTTTCATGGGAAAAGATCCGTCACAATGGCTTGCTATTGGGATCTTTTTGGTGTTTCACTACTATCTTGGCCTGGCTCACCCCAATAATTTTATGCTAATAACAGAAGTTGTAAACCCAAATAAGTGACATAACCTTTCTTGACTTTCTAAAGTCAAACCTTCAAAGTTAACTTCAGAATTAGCTTTGTAAATAACACCATGTATGCTGCACTTTTGAATGAAGGAACCCTttgtaatgtaatgtaatataCTTGACAGTAGACAACCATGAGACCATGACACAAAATAAAATATGACAACAAACTCACACCATCCATTTGAGTAAAAAATACTCCTTATGATTCTAAAACCCGTAGCCAGTGACTAGTTATACATAAAATAAATGAAACTTACAACTGATTGTCTTATTGTAGAACTTCGAGTACGTAGATGTTATGTTGAATTCAATAAGAAGAAAATTAGAAACTTAAAACAGTAGAGCAATAAACACATATATGTTAATCACAAAGCATACATACTCCCGATAACAAACTCACATTGACTCAAGTCTTATCAAATGAAACATTTCTCACGCAAATTATCAAGTCGCATGACATTAAATACGCCCCTAGCTAGTCGCTCAAATCCCCTTAAATATCTCTAGAAAATATGAAAAAAGTTACAAAGTAACTAGGTAAACTTGATAAATTATATGCCTAATAAGTAAGAAATCATATTGTATTAGTTTCAAACAATTTAACCAAAGATGAGTAGTTCTACCAGTTTGGTTTCAACTCAAGTAAATAATTGTAGCCGCCACCCGAAATGTAAGGACCAAAACTTGGCCAAGAAGAATTTTTTAGAACTTCCCATTTTTCATTACGAGGATTCTTGACCTCCATCATTTTTTGCTCAAACTTCTTCTTTGCCATTATTCGACTTATCACGAGTTTAAAGAATTTGCGAGAGAATTCCTTGACACTATCACCATGTATGGTTACGTATTTTGGACGGCAAATCGagagaagtgcatcaattactatctGGTGCCCTGGCAAGTGTTTACCAGCTAATGTATAAAAGAATAAATGTTGCACGTTCGTATATGGAATTGGGAACCTTATTTCAAGATCATTAACATCGATCAGCGGCGTCTCATTAATCCAATATCCTATTTTGATATCAAACTTGCTTGATAAATTGAGTGCCTCCCTCATCGATCATAAGGAAGAAAGAATGGTCAATAGGATCCCCTGTTTCTACTTCAATCTCGATATCTTCAAGTGCATTACTCGATGGAAATAAGAGACTAGGCATTATGTAGCCTTTGTAACAAAAATAAAGTAACTTTGGAGCAAAAACTTGTATGTCAATCCACCTTTTACCATTTTCCAGCGTCAGTCTTTTCAACGAAGTACTTGTAAAATCCAACCTTTTTAGAGTCCAATTCCGAATTACAAGGTCCAGAATCTCGAGAGAAGGTAATTTTGATTTGATCATGTCAAGAAATGGGACGTCTATGGTTACACCATGTAATGATAGTTTAGTCACACTCGTTAATGAAGCCATGTTTAAGGTCTTAATATGTTCAAACTCAACTAAGTAGGAAAACAAACAAAGATTAGGAACATCATCGATTTTCAAAACATCAAATGGTAATCTTGTCTCTAACTTGAGTTGTTGAAGATAACAAAGACTTCTAACCTTAATTTTCTTCAAGCCCTTGCAATATGAGAGGTTTATTCTCTCAAGTAAGGTACAAGTAGAGAATAAGGTATCAAGTACCTCTTCACTTATCTTCATCCGGAACAACTTGAGTACTCGTAGGGACACACAGTTGATCACATGAGGAGGTTTGGGACTTACTGAACTATTTTCAATAGACAGAGTATGAAGGTATTTCCCTGAGAATATCTCACCCGGAAGTATATAAAATTCACTACTCGTATTAATGGAAAGCTCCTTGAGACGGGCAGCTACAACAGTTCGAATCCATTCATAAGGAACAGAAACCGACTGCAGGTCGTCTAGTTTCAGATCAAAACTTTCGATTGGTATGTTGTCTTGGACGTACCTAGACATGGTGCGATACATAAACTTGATGTAATCTCTTTCTTTTTCTTCATCAAGAAACCATAAGGTTTGATCAAACCTGAGATGAGGGATGGTAGACCAAGAGTGTGACCAAGTCTTGGACAACACACACGTACGAGCCGCTTCTTCTACAGGTAACAACGTTTGTATACGCTGAATCAACTCCACCGGGACATCCATAGACAGAATTCTTTTTAGGGTTGCTAAACCTTTGATTGATTAtaggaatataatataataaaaaagtTTGATTGTGATTCTAATAGAGTAATAGTTTACATATACGCctattatatattactaaatcaaacttgataaataaataaataacttaattATAAATGGTAACTAGATCAACCTAATAAAGATTACTATTGAtcaaatataatttttaaataatccctagaatatataaatattatctcCAAAATACACCTCTAATATTTTAAAGTGTTACGGGGATATCAAAACTAGGATAAATAATGATCTAATCgtttcatatttaattttatttcaGATTTCAGATTTGGTTTTAGCTTAAAGAATTTTCAAAAGAGTCTTTAATTATCTTCAAAATTGTTATAATAAAAGTAAAAAACGAATCACATCCTTTTTCcaaataattaaatttaaaatgaatGAATACTTTTGATATCAAATTGATTTGATAACTTGATTCATCGTACAACGTATAAAACAGTCTCAATTTCATGTCAACTTCCAACCTTAAGAAAACCATTTAAATTTTCACCTTTCCATATTTACATTTAATTCCACCcagcattgcacacaaggtttctccttaacccttgaattccacccaacGGTGTTTTCTGTACATCACGTTGTAGAGGCAGTGggtggggagggggttttaccgcccatgccctcaGATTGGGCCAGATTTCCTCCCGTGCAGTAGTTGAGGGCGTTTTATGCAACTGCGAGAGATGAACgtgtgggtggtttagtccccctatgTGATCCCAAATTGCTGTTAAAAACAATCTGGAGTACGTAGATGTTATGCTGAATAATTCAGTAAAGAGGAAATTAAAAACTTGAAACAGTAGAGCAGTAAACACAAAGAGTACTTCCAATAACAAACTCACACCGACTCGAGTCTTGTCTCATGGGCAAGGTTCAAAAAACAAGATATACACAATTAAGCCTTGTTTGTGTTTCAGCTTGTATAGTATACTCTAATTTCTCAGCCTTGTGGTATCTGTTCTTATCAGAGTCAGCATTAGTTATTAAGCTCTATGAGTTTTCAACCAACTTGAATACACATCTTGATGTTAGCGAGGTATCATTAAATGTCAAAATCAAATATCAAAACAAATGAAATATCAAATCAATCAATTGAAATATCAAATGTAACATTTTTATCAAGCCACATGACATTAAATACACTCCTAAGCTAGTAGAGCTCAAATCGCCTTAACTAATATCGTTATAAAATATGGGGAAAAAAAAAAGTTATAAAGAAACAAGGTAAACTTGATAAATTAAATGTCAATGAACTCATATATAGTATTAATTTCAAACAATAGAACCAAAGATTAGCTACCTAGCTAGGTTCTACCAGTTTGGTTTCAACTCAAGTGAATATCCATGCCCATTATACGACGTGTAAAGTATACTACTTGTCCAACAATCTTTTAGAACTTGCCATTTTTCATTACCAGGATTCATGACCTCCATCTCTTTTTGGTCACATGTCTTCTTTGCCATTATTCCACTTATCATGAGTTTAAAGAAGTCATACGCGAATACCTCGAGACTATGACTATCTATGTGACTATAAGTATATATGGTTACGTATTTGGGACGGCAAATCGAAAGAAGTGCATCAATTACTCTCTGGTGCCCCGACAAATGTATTGGTGAAAATGTCTTAAATGATAATTGTTGCACGTTTGTAGCTGGAATTGGGAACCTTTTTTCAAGATCATTAACATCGATATTCAGCGCCTTATTATGAATCCAATATCCTATTTTGATATCAAAGTTGCTTGATAAATTGAGTAGGTCCCTCATCCTTAGGAAGAAAGAATGATCAACAGGACCCCACATTTCCTGTTCAAGCTTGATATCTTTAGGAGCATTACTCGATGTTAATAGGAGATCATGCGTTGTGAAGCCTTTGTAATTCAAATAAAGTAACTTTGGAGCATAAACTTGTATGTCAATCCGTCTCTTTGCCCAATTTATTAGATGTCAGTCTTTTCAACGAAGAACTTGTAAAATCCAACTTTTCCAGAGTCCGGTGCATAAATTAAGGTCCAAAATCTCCAGAAAAGGTAATTTAAATTTGATCATGTCAAGAAACGCGACGTCTATTGTCACACCATGTAATGATAATTCAGTAACACTCGATAAAAAGGCCATGTTAAATATCTTCATAGG from Rutidosis leptorrhynchoides isolate AG116_Rl617_1_P2 chromosome 9, CSIRO_AGI_Rlap_v1, whole genome shotgun sequence harbors:
- the LOC139867839 gene encoding F-box/LRR-repeat protein 25-like; the encoded protein is MDVPVELIQRIQTLLPVEEAARTCVLSKTWSHSWSTIPHLRFDQTLWFLDEEKERDYIKFMYRTMSRYVQDNIPIESFDLKLDDLQSVSVPYEWIRTVVAARLKELSINTSSEFYILPGEIFSGKYLHTLSIENSSVSPKPPHVINCVSLRVLKLFRMKISEEVLDTLFSTCTLLERINLSYCKGLKKIKVRSLCYLQQLKLETRLPFDVLKIDDVPNLCLFSYLVEFEHIKTLNMASLTSVTKLSLHGVTIDVPFLDMIKSKLPSLEILDLVIRNWTLKRLDFTSTSLKRLTLENGKRWIDIQVFAPKLLYFCYKGYIMPSLLFPSSNALEDIEIEVETGDPIDHSFFLMIDEGGTQFIKQV